One genomic segment of Synchiropus splendidus isolate RoL2022-P1 chromosome 16, RoL_Sspl_1.0, whole genome shotgun sequence includes these proteins:
- the stag1a gene encoding cohesin subunit SA-1a, which produces MITSELSVLQDSSNESGATDAVGLSLGEMEDTELKGKKKRGRPGKQTLASNKKPRKALVDRTMSVPRGRGKANGVAQQNGDGGDPVTLFEVVKIGKSAMQSVVDEWIESYKQDRDLALLDLINFFIQCSGCKGTVRIEMFRNMQNAEIIRKMTEEFDEDSGDYPLTMPGPMWKKFRYNFCEFISVLIRQCQYSIIYDEYMMDTVISLLTGLSDSQVRAFRHTSTLAAMKLMTALVNVALNLSIHQDNTQRQYETERNKMAGKRANEKLELLLQKRKELQENQDEIENMMNSIFKGIFVHRYRDAIAEIRAICIEEIGVWMKMYSDAFLNDSYLKYVGWTLHDRQGEVRLKCLKALQNLFTNRELFPKLELFTNRFKDRIVSMTLDKEYDVAVEAIRLVTLILQGSEDALSNEDCENVYHLVYSAHRPVAVAAGEFLHRKLFSRHDPQAEEALAKRRGRSSPNGNLIRMLVLFFLESELHEHAAYLVDSLWESSQELLKDWECMTELLLEEPVQGEELLSDRQESALIELTVCTIRQAAEAHPPVGRGTGKRVLTAKERKTQIDDKNKLTEHFIMALPMLLSKYQADSEKVANLLQIPQFFDLDVYSAGRMEKHLDALLKQIRLVVEKHIETDVLEACSKTYSILCSEEYTIMNRVDIARSQLIDEMTDRFAHSVEELLQEAEEADDDDIYNVLSTLKRLTAFHNAHDLTRWDLFGNCYRLLKAGIEQGSMPEQIAVQALQCSHYSILWQLVKITEGAPSKDDLLALRRVVKSFLAVCQQCLSNVNTPVKEQAFMLLCDLLMIFSHQLTSGSREGLQPLVFNPDGSLQNELLNFVLDHVFIDQDDESQSMEGDEEDEANKIEALHKRRNLLAAFCKLIIYDIVDMPAAADIFKHYMKYYNDYGDIIKETLSKTRQTDKILCAKTLILSLQQLFNELLQDQGPNLDRTSSHVSGIKELARRFALTFGLDQIKTREAVATLHKDGIEFAFKYQNPRGSEFPPINLAFLEVLSEFSSKLIRQDKKTVHSYLEKFMSESMSERREDVWLPLISYRNSLLTGGDEDHMSVTSASSSKTGSVRSKKGRPPLHKKRVEEESSMDGSWMIRNDTIQTPGPMQPPQLTSTVLRENRPAEHMPDPDSEPGSENDYVHNTQMQMQWLNQQKMEEVSRKDRTAMNYIKSRSSQGVRQTVRGLMEDDAEPIFEDVMMSSRGQLEDMNEEFEDTMVIDLPPSRNRRERAELRPDFFDSAAMIEDESGFTMPMF; this is translated from the exons ATGATTACGTCAGAGCTGTCCGTCCTGCA GGACTCTTCCAATGAGTCTGGTGCTACAGATGCCGTGGGACTGAGTCTGGGTGAAATGGAGGACACAGAGCTGAAAGGCAAGAAGAAAAGAGGAAGgccaggaaaacaaacactg gcgtcaaataagaAGCCTCGCAAGGCCCTGGTTGACAGAACCATGAGTGTCCCAAGAGGAAGAGGGAAAGCCAATGGTGTTGCTCAGCAAAATGGGGACGGTGGTGACCCGGTGACGCTGTTTGAAGTAGTCAAAATAGGCAAAAGTGCCATGCAG TCCGTGGTGGATGAGTGGATCGAGTCGTACAAACAGGACAGGGACTTGGCGCTACTGGACCTGATCAATTTCTTCATTCAGTGTTCTGGGTGCAAAG GCACGGTGAGAATTGAGATGTTCAGGAACATGCAGAACGCAGAGATCATCCGCAAGATGACAGAAGAGTTTGATGAG GACAGCGGGGACTATCCCCTCACCATGCCTGGGCCCATGTGGAAGAAGTTCCGCTACAATTTCTGCGAGTTCATCAGCGTCTTGATCCGCCAGTGTCAGTACAGCATCATCTACGACGAGTACATGATGGACACCGTCATCTCCTTGCTCACTGGCCTGTCGGACTCTCAAGTCAGAGCCTTCAGACACACGTCAACCTTAGCAG CGATGAAACTGATGACAGCACTCGTGAATGTGGCTCTGAACCTGAGCATACACCAGGACAACACACAGAGGCAGTACGAGACAGAGAGGAACAAGATGGCTGGCAAGCGAGCCAACGagaagctggagctgctgctgcaaaaaagaaaagag CTTCAAGAAAACCAAGATGAAATCGAAAATATGATGAACTCGATCTTCAAAGGAATCTTTGTGCACCGCTACAG GGACGCGATTGCTGAGATCAGAGCCATCTGTATCGAGGAGATCGGCGTGTGGATGAAGATGTACAGCGACGCTTTTCTGAACGACAGTTACTTGAAATATGTTGGCTGGACCTTACATGACAGG CAAGGGGAGGTGCGTCTCAAGTGCCTAAAGGCTCTACAGAATCTATTCACCAACCGAGAGTTATTCCCAAAGCTGGAGCTCTTCACTAACCGCTTTAAG GACCGGATTGTTTCGATGACACTAGATAAAGAGTACGATGTTGCTGTGGAGGCCATCAGACTGGTCACGCTCATCTTGCA GGGCAGTGAAGATGCGCTGTCCAACGAAGACTGTGAGAACGTGTATCACTTGGTCTACTCCGCTCACCGACCAGTCGCTGTTGCCGCCGGGGAGTTCTTGCACAGGAA GCTGTTCAGTCGACACGACCCTCAGGCCGAAGAAGCTCTGGCAAAGCGCAGAGGGAGAAGCAGCCCCAATGGGAACCTCATCCGCATGCTGGTGCTGTTCTTTCTGGAGAGTGAG CTTCATGAGCACGCGGCGTACCTGGTGGACTCTCTCTGGGAAAGTTCtcaggagctgctgaaggactGGGAGTGCATGACAGAACTTCTGCTGGAGGAGCCAGTGCAAGGAGAGGAGT TGTTGTCAGACAGGCAGGAGAGCGCTCTCATCGAGCTGACAGTCTGCACCATACGACAGGCAGCTGAGGCTCACCCTCCTGTCGGCAGAGGCACTGGCAAACGA GTTCTCACTGCGAAAGAAAGGAAGACACAAATAGACGATAAGAACAAACTGACGGAGCATTTCATCATGGCGCTGCCCATGCTTCTGTCCAAG TATCAAGCCGACTCTGAGAAAGTAGCCAACCTGCTGCAGATCCCCCAGTTCTTTGACCTCGACGTGTACAGCGCCGGACGCATGGAGAAGCACCTGGACGCGCTGCTGAAGCAGATCCGACTGGTGGTGGAGAAGCACATTGAGACGGATGTGCTGGAAGCCTGCAGCAAAACCTACAGCATACTGTGCTCTGAAGAGTACACCATCATGAACCGGGTGGACATCGCTCGCTCACAACTCATCGACGAGATGACCGACAGATTCGCACactctgtggaggagctgcttcAGGAG GCGGAGGAAGCAGACGACGATGATATTTATAATGTTTTGTCGACCCTGAAGAGACTAACTGCATTCCACAA TGCCCACGACCTGACCAGGTGGGACTTGTTTGGAAACTGTTACCGGCTGCTGAAAGCAGGGATCGAGCAGGGCTCCATGCCTGAGCAGATCGCAGTTCAGGCCCTGCAGTGCTCCCACTACTCCATCCTCTGGCAGCTGGTCAAGATCACTGAAGGGGCCCCCAGCAAG GATGACTTGTTGGCTCTCAGGCGGGTTGTGAAGTCTTTCCTTGCTGTGTGCCAGCAGTGCCTGTCCAACGTCAACACGCCTGTCAAGGAGCAG GCCTTCATGCTTCTCTGCGACCTGCTGATGATCTTCAGTCACCAGCTGACCTCtggcagcagagaaggcctcCAGCCTCTGGTCTTCAACCCTGACGGTTCGCTGCAGAACGAGCTGCTCAACTTTGTCCTGGACCACGTCTTCATCGACCAGGATGATGAGAGCCAGAGCATGG AGGGAGACGAGGAGGACGAGGCCAACAAGATCGAGGCTCTACACAAGAGGAGGAACCTGCTGGCTGCCTTCTGCAAGCTCATCATCTATGACATCGTGGACATGCCGGCGGCTGCTGACATCTTTAAGCACTACATGAAG TATTATAATGACtacggtgacatcatcaaggagACCTTGAGTAAAACGCGACAGACGGACAAGATTTTATGTGCGAAGACGCTCATTCTCAGTCTGCAACAG CTGTTCAATGAGCTGCTACAGGATCAGGGTCCAAACTTGGACCGGACCTCGTCTCACGTCAGCGGCATCAAGGAGCTGGCTCGGCGTTTTGCCCTCACCTTTGGCCTGGATCAGATCAAAACCAGGGAGGCTGTGGCCACATTGCACAA GGATGGGATAGAGTTTGCGTTTAAGTACCAGAATCCTCGAGGGTCCGAGTTCCCTCCCATCAATCTTGCCTTCCTGGAGGTCCTGAGTGAGTTCTCCTCCAAACTCATCCGTCAAGACAAGAAGACAGT ACACTCGTACCTGGAGAAGTTCATGTCCGAGTCCATGTCAGAGCGTCGCGAGGATGTGTGGCTGCCGCTCATCTCATACAGGAACAGCTTGCTGACCGGAGGAGACGAGGACCACATGTCCGTCACGTCGGCCTCCAGCAGCAAGACGGGCTCGGTGCGGAGCAAGAAGGGCCGACCGCCGCTGCACAAGAAGCGCGTCGAAG AGGAGAGCAGCATGGACGGCTCCTGGATGATACGCAACGACACTATCCAGACCCCCGGACCCATGCAGCCTCCGCAGCTCACGTCCACAGTCCTCAGAGAGAACCGACCTGCTGAACACATGCCGGACCCCGACTCGGAACCGGGATCGGAGAACGACTACGTGCACAA CACTCAGATGCAGATGCAGTGGCTGAACCagcagaagatggaggaggtgagcagGAAGGACCGGACAGCCATGAACTACATCAAGTCGCGCAGCAGCCAGGGGGTCAGGCAGACTGT ACGCGGCCTGATGGAGGATGACGCCGAGCCCATCTTCGAGgacgtgatgatgtcatcacgagGCCAGCTGGAGGACATGAACGAGGAGTTTGAGGACACGATGGTGATCGATTTG CCGCCGTCGAGGAACAGACGCGAGAGGGCGGAGCTGAGACCGGACTTTTTCGACTCGGCCGCCATGATCGAGGACGAGTCG GGGTTCACGATGCCCATGTTCTGA